The stretch of DNA tagATTAAATGCTAAACTACACATAAGTCAAtagataaaaaaataaataaaatcgtATTGTATAACAATTACACACAGCTTAATTCGCTTTGGTGAAATCATCTGGACTTATATTCTGAGCCCGCAGCATATCATGGAAAATGCTGGATGTATTTGTAGCCAATTCCACAGGCTTGCCCTCTTCACAGATTCGTCCATCGTCTAGAACAAGGATACGATCCATAGCCTGTAGACCACGCAATCGATGGGCAATAAAAAGTAGAGTACAGCTTTTAAAGGCACTTCGCAATGCCTGTTGCATACACAGATCAGACTCATCGTCCAGATTGGAAGTTCCCTCATCAATGCACACAACTTTGGCATTTTTAAGCAAAGCTCGAGCTAAGCAAAGTAGTTGCTTCTGTCCGGCTGAAAGGTTATTGCCGCACTTATCCACCCGACCATCGAGTCCACCCAGTTGTTGAACCAGCAGAGTGGCTGCAGGAGAATTCTTCACGGCATGCCAAATCTCCGAGTCATAGAAACCATGACGAGGATCAAGATTTTCACGAACAGTACCTGTTGAATGAATGAACTTGATgaatatataaagtatatttcTATTGCATTTCACTTACCCTCAAAGAGGAATGGCTCTTGGGTGATGACTCCCACACGCTCCCTCAGCATATGCAGTGGCAAAGTGCGTAGATTCACTTGATCCAATCGTATTTCACCTTGACTAAGTGGCGCTACACGAAGCAGTGCAGCCAGAATCGATGTTTTCCCAGCTCCAGTGCGTCCCACAATACCGATTCGCTCAAAAGCTTCCGTTTGAAAGCTAATACCTTTTAGGGCTGGTGCAAGGTGCTCCCTATAACTAAGTTCGACTTCTCTAAAACTAAGCACTCCCTGGGCTGGCCAGCCAAACGGAGCTTCTGCATTACCCTCTGCATTCTGCTCGCCCTCCAATTGCAGATATTGATTAATACGCTCCACGGCAACCAATTCTTGCTCTGTCTCGGCCATGGCATGCAGCAGATCTCCCAATTGTCCAGTTATAGACAAGGCGTAAGAGATGCAAAGACCAACCAGGCCGGGATTTGTGGTGTGAGAAGCTGTAATGGCAGCTAACAATCCAGCTCCACCAACTAGTAATGCGCCAAGCAATTGCAAACGTAATGCCAACCATTGCTGGGCAGCCGACTGAGTTAATTGGGCCTTAATACTTTCCTCCAGTTTAGCCTGAAAGTCACGCTGAAACCGCGGACTGGCTCGCATGCTCCTTATGGTGGTGAGGCCCTGAAGAGTTTCGGTAAAGTGCGTATAGAGCGGTGACATGGCATTGCTGGACAATCGCTTAATGTCCCTCGATGCATGACGATAGCGTTGTTGTAGATTCAAATAAATGGGAACCATGGGTACAACTACTAGACCCAGCCATGGCATTGCATACAATGAGACACATAAGGCTCCTATCAATCCCACTAGTTGGGCCAACAAAATGTTGAGAATAAAGGGCAGTGAATCGTCCACAGTGTTGGTATCGGATGAGAAGCGATTCAGGATTCGTCCCACCGATGTTATGTCAAAGAAATTAAACTTTGCCTAAGAAGAAAAATCTCGAGATTAGTTAAGCAAATTGTTTTTGGAGATAACTTCCTGGATTACTCACAAACATCACCCGTTTAAGCAGCAGCTCATGCATATAGATGGCCGCTTTGATTCCAGCATAGGCGAAGAGAAATGCTCGTACCAGGGTAACTATCGAGTTGGTCACCGCAATGCCGGCAAAGATTCCCAAATAAAAGCCAGTAGTATGTCCCGAATCACCCAATTTATGCTCCAGTGACGTATCATTTGGGTGTGGATCAAGTGTGGTCTCTGTGACCCAATGTGCCAACCATGCATCACTGAGATTTCGTGTTAGTTGCATCAATACCACAAAGAGAAGTACAGTGACAGCTAATGGAGTGCTCACGGCCCGCCAGTAGCAAGCAAAAACGTTGCTCGAAAGATGTCCATACTCGCGGGATTCTTCCAGAAGCAAACTGTCCACACTCTGCTTATCCTCTGCATTGGCTAACTCCACTGAGTGACCGCGACGTCGTGCAATTGACTCTATCGCGTTCTGCTCCGCCTCCAcgtcatcaacatcatcatcaaccTCGCTGAGATCAATGCTTTCCGTCATATAGTCACTTGGACGCAATTGACCATCTTGCATATAAAGAATTTGATTAGCATGAAAGAAGAGTTGAGAGCTTCGGGTTACAATAATGCGGGTTTTGTTCTTAAGTAAACGTAAGAGGCAATATTTGATTATATGCTTGGCGACATGTGCATCCACAGCGGAGAGTATATCATCCAGAAGATAAACTAGAAATGGATAAAGAtttgaagaaatagaaatgactAAGACTTGAGTACGGTTCGGCCCACTCACTTTTCTTATCCTGGTAGACGGCTCTTGCCAACGCCACACGTGCTCTCTGTCCACCAGATAGAGTTCTTCCGTTTTCACCTATGCCCAAAAGATCGCCACCAAGAGCTTTGATATCCTCTTCCAGGGCACAGGCATGAATCACTGTCTTATACCATTGCTCATCGAAATTTCCGCCCCACACGATGTTGTCCCTTATGGTACCACGTTGTAGCCAAGGCGTTTGGCTGACATAACCGAATCCCGTTGTCAATTCCTGGACACAAAACTCACCGTCAAGGAATCGAACGCCAGCGACAATGGCGGCTAGAAAAGTGCTTTTGCCGCCACCCACGGGTCCTTCAATGCATACCAATTGACCAGCCTTAATATCCACATTGATATCCTGTAGCCTAAAGCCACTCTCATTCTCATCTTGATCATGGGCAAATGATGCGCTTTTCATCTGCAAAACACTGGCAGCTTcgccttctcctcctccttgTCCAGTGCCCAATATAATGGGATTATAGTAACTGGAATAATCAAGATCGGGTATATCCAATAATTGTTGCACTCGCCTTATCGATACCCATGCCTCGATTAGGCCATTGAGCACCCAAGGAAATGCATTCAATGGACCAATCAGCATATATAGCAAGGCTACACTGGTATAAGTGGTCGAAGCTATCAATTGTTGGCCCATCAAAACGGATACACCAAAGGTCAGTAGGCACATCAAGATTGGTGTTGTGGCccaaaaatatacacacatgGCATCCAAATATTTACGCTTTCCTAGAAATCTCAATTCCTTTTGCCGCAGTCCACGTATCTTCGTGATGAATATATTCTCCCAAgaattgattttgatttgtttgGCTCCCTGCATGGTTTCCGTGGTGGCCGACAAACGACCATCTTTGGCCTTCATTAGACCGGTGGAATAGATGCCAATACGCTTGGCTAGCCATCGGTTAATCGGTATCAAGAGAGCGGCAAAGGCCACCCCAGCCAAAAAGGCAGCTCCCAATTGTGTGTAGAGCAGATACAATGTGGTAAACAGTTTGAAGGGAATGctccaaaagaaatgaaaGCTAATGCAAGAGTTCACTATGCGATCCGTATCGGTGGACATGAGATTTAGAATATCCGGTTTGGCCTCATGCAGACCACGGGCCTCCAGTGCCTTGCGATAAATGGCATTAACCACGCCCACACGCATCTTTAGGCTAACCATGGCCATACGCCAATCAAAATGTGTGGCACACACGGCGGACAGCAAAGTGCTCAGAAATAGACCCAAAGCATAATAGTATGCCTTTCCATGGGCATTTGCCTCTTCGCCTTGTTGTCTCAAGAGTCCACCCAAGAGCAGAGGCCCGGCAAATCCACTCAGATCGGCTATAAGCCTTAGTATGCCAATTAGATAGAACTCCAGTCCAAAGCACCTGTGCAAGGCCCGCCATAAGCTTTTCGAATGATTCAAAGCCGAATGAAGTCTCTCACTAAGACGTGTGATATTTAAGGCATCGGGCAGATCAAAGAGATCTTCAATTTTCTTCAACTTGCCAGCGACTCCTTTGGAAATCAGCGGATTGACCCAATGAAATAAGAACTTAGAGGGCCAATTTGCCTCATCCTGGGCATGTCCGAGATGCGCCTCattgaaatcaaattgaaagtATGTATAACGATTCGACAGCAAGGCCTCTTGTTCTCGATTGGCGGCTGCAGTTTGCGAGAGGGCAACGTATACGGCATTTCCACGGGGCAACAGTGTCACACCGTAAATTAGATCACATACGAAAGTTCCCAAACTCCAGGGCCACCAAGTAAAATTAAGACTTGTGCGAAGCCATACACCATCCAGTACTACAACACAAAGCCAGACGACATTTATCAGCAATGGGCCACGATGACTGAGTTCACCATAATGACGCGAATTGAGAAGATATCCTAGACAATGAAAACATATGAGAAAAATTGAAGATCAAGTCTCTTTGGATCACTTACCGTAATGCACCGCCCACATTATGCATTCGGCACTGACCACCAACACATCCACCGCATAGAGATCAACGCTTGCATTGTGGAACACAAAGATTTTCACTACAGGCAGAAGGGCCAATATAATTGTCACAAATGTTCGCAATGCCAACAACTGCAACTGCCTTTGATTTCTTGCTATTACTGACGAATTCGTTTGTATACCAAAATAGTAGGCGGATAATGCTGCAAATATCGTATACACTGGCAACTGAAGCAAAGTCTTCTGGAAGCAGGGTAACAAATCATTCGTATCGTTGGCAAAAGGCTTTAGGCCAGTCGGACAGAATTGTGTCCAGTTCCATGACAAATTGCTCCAATCAATATCCGTATAGTCGGAGGGCATGatgaaaatgttgcaaatattttctttgttataCTATTTAATTAGATGGCGCTTAGTCATCACTCTAGCTCTACCATATTTATTTCGCGAGAGGTGATAAACAAAGAGCAACAAAATTGGGAAACCCTTTCCAATTCACTGTGATAAACCGAAACCGCCAAACAGCTGATTTAGCGATAATACGATTACCAGTCATATGCAAGTGTGATTAATGCACAATTGCTCGACAATTCCACTTGTAATTGGAAGCAactttattatatgtatatgaatcaTAGATAAATAACTATATTTAGAGCATATTAGTGCAGAATCCTTTTTACTTTCAAAATACGTTCGATAAAATTGTGGCATTACGAGGAGATACACTGTTATCGATAAATAATCGATAGATATCTTAAGCTGCATttgtttacaatttatttaacaagATGACGACAGGCGACGATGCTGAGGCTTTAAGTCCACAACCAGCGGAGTCAACTGGCTTACCAACACAACTGCTAGACATATTTAAATCTTTAGCTGCCAATGGTCAGATTACATTCAAGTCTCAACAAATCGATGATCCTGAAATTCAGTCGGAGGAAAAACAGGAAATTGCCCAGGAAGTTTTCTGTAAAAACCGTGAGAACTTCCTAATACGTTTTGGCCGATACATGACTGCACCACAACTGAATGACTTTCAATCTCTGGGCATTGGGGAACCATTTAAACCCGACGAAAGCCTGGACGAGATGTGTCTACTCTTGGATGACTTTCAGCGAAAGCTTACCACACGTTCCGTTTGCGTAAAGAATCGTCGCTATCATGCAATGCAGGATTTGATCCAGAAAGGGGAATACTTTAGTGAGCACGAAATGATGCAACGCGCTCCAGATCTCTACCAAGAGCTAGTGGGCCAATATATgacagaagaagaaaaaaagcaaGGGATACCTATGATGTCAAAAATACAACATTTTCGGGTATTTTAATGCATACCTTGGAACAGAAACAGCGGGAAGAATTGCTAGAAGGCAAAGATAGCCAATCATTGCAAATAAAGGAGAAAGTGGAGGAGGTAGAGGATGAAGTACCAGTGAATTGTCGAAGTCAATGGGGTGGCTTCGATGACGACGAACCTGTAGCCTGCTCCACGTCCACGGTAAAACATTTGCCGAAAATCTCTACACCCGAGTACTATAATCCAGCCGAGCGAGAACTGCTGCGCAATGAATTTATGAGTCTAATGCAGGAACGTTTTTTAAGTGGAGAGGATTCGGATTTTGATTATACATCTGTCGACGATAATGCGATGTTTGACGATCTCAAGCAAATCGAACAAGACGAGGAAGATGCCTATTTTGATGATGACGAGGATCTAGATGACCATGTAGAAATGGACGATCTCAAGCAAATCGAACAAGACGAGGAAGATGCCTATTTTGATGATGACGAGGATCTAGATGACCATGTAGAAATGGATAGTAAACAAAATGCAGCTGACACTTCCTCCAGCGAGGATGAACTTGATGTTTACATGCGACATCTGCAACAGCATCCAAGTCTACAGCCTACTTAGGACAAGAGACCTGGTCCCACCTTCATAACTTAATCCACATGGGTCTTATTCGTTAGCTTTTAATCAATCTGTTAGCTTAAATCCTAGGAATACATGCAATTTGAGAAAGTATTTATCCCACTTGTTGTCCATTTATCTTGGTCGACCACGTCCACTACCACCGCCACGTGGAAAACCGCGTCCACGTCCGCGCAACACCTTACTATTAGGCGGCGGACTCTTGGGCCTCAACATTTCAATGCGACTTGTGCACCCCGTGGCCGGAGCTTCGGCGAAATATGTCTGATATAGTTCGGCATTGAAATTCGAATTGGTTAGTTCGGGACCCAATGTAAGCCAACCGGGCCTGATACTTGAGTCCCGACCAAATAAATGCAAACGACGACGCCCCAAACAGAAATGCTCAATGATGTGAAAGATCTCGATGGGTTTCTCAAAGCTGCCGAATTCCTCCTCCTCAGAGATGATTAAATCAATGTCAACATTAGCGTGAATAAAGTCACCATCGGTGGATCTTCGAACGGTGCCTTTGATCCCCATTAGGCAGTGCTCTTTAGTGCGTTGAAAGACAGCCTTGGGCTCCAGTTGCTTAGAATGCCCTGGCTTATTGATATTGGTGCGAATCCAGCAAATATCCTCACAGCGTCGGAAACCCCATTTTTTAAGGCAATTTCTGCCCATGTCAAGTCCCTCGCTGGAACCGCACCATAGGAAGACAAATGATCGATGGGCAGCGATTTCACCCACATCCAAATCtaaataaaagaaatcattATTACATACACAATACCGCGTTGTCTATAACGAAATATGTACTTAGTATATCATCCCAGTTCCAAAACACACGCGGGGCCCCACCCACTGTTGCCACAGATGGTGCTGCCCTGGCATATTCCTCCAATGGCGGTTCTATAAGAATTACATCAAATTTTGTACCCAAAGTTTTCACATCCAACGTTTTCAAATCTGCCTTCAGATACATGGGAGCCGATGCAGTGTCCTGTATCAGTTTATCTTTCAATTTAATCAGTTCCCTTAGCTTGGGATATTCCTCGAAACGATCGGCCAATCCCACATCACGTATGAAATTCTGTGGTCTCTGACCAGTATCTACAAAATGTTGGCAGTAATCATTGTGAGGATTCGATGACTGTGTGCCCTTCAAGAAAGTTGAAGAGTCCCGGTATATTATTTCATTGGGAGTCTTTTTTGAGGACGACGATCCGGCATCATCCTCATCCCGCTGACCGCTGGCATTTAGAAGCTGACGACTGTTGTTTGTATCTTCAACATTTCCCAGCACCTTTGGCAAGTCATTCACATCTCGTAGACCAAACTAAATAAAGAGATGGaggaaaaaaatgttttacaaattttttctttgtttttcaaaGGGGTCCTATCCAGACGGAGGAGGGGGATACTTACAGTTTGGGCC from Drosophila willistoni isolate 14030-0811.24 chromosome 2R unlocalized genomic scaffold, UCI_dwil_1.1 Seg200, whole genome shotgun sequence encodes:
- the LOC6641646 gene encoding N6-adenosine-methyltransferase non-catalytic subunit, with the protein product MSDVLKYSKERSRKRRVLLAQTFGLRDVNDLPKVLGNVEDTNNSRQLLNASGQRDEDDAGSSSSKKTPNEIIYRDSSTFLKGTQSSNPHNDYCQHFVDTGQRPQNFIRDVGLADRFEEYPKLRELIKLKDKLIQDTASAPMYLKADLKTLDVKTLGTKFDVILIEPPLEEYARAAPSVATVGGAPRVFWNWDDILNLDVGEIAAHRSFVFLWCGSSEGLDMGRNCLKKWGFRRCEDICWIRTNINKPGHSKQLEPKAVFQRTKEHCLMGIKGTVRRSTDGDFIHANVDIDLIISEEEEFGSFEKPIEIFHIIEHFCLGRRRLHLFGRDSSIRPGWLTLGPELTNSNFNAELYQTYFAEAPATGCTSRIEMLRPKSPPPNSKVLRGRGRGFPRGGGSGRGRPR
- the LOC6641648 gene encoding ATP-binding cassette sub-family C member 10, giving the protein MPSDYTDIDWSNLSWNWTQFCPTGLKPFANDTNDLLPCFQKTLLQLPVYTIFAALSAYYFGIQTNSSVIARNQRQLQLLALRTFVTIILALLPVVKIFVFHNASVDLYAVDVLVVSAECIMWAVHYGYLLNSRHYGELSHRGPLLINVVWLCVVVLDGVWLRTSLNFTWWPWSLGTFVCDLIYGVTLLPRGNAVYVALSQTAAANREQEALLSNRYTYFQFDFNEAHLGHAQDEANWPSKFLFHWVNPLISKGVAGKLKKIEDLFDLPDALNITRLSERLHSALNHSKSLWRALHRCFGLEFYLIGILRLIADLSGFAGPLLLGGLLRQQGEEANAHGKAYYYALGLFLSTLLSAVCATHFDWRMAMVSLKMRVGVVNAIYRKALEARGLHEAKPDILNLMSTDTDRIVNSCISFHFFWSIPFKLFTTLYLLYTQLGAAFLAGVAFAALLIPINRWLAKRIGIYSTGLMKAKDGRLSATTETMQGAKQIKINSWENIFITKIRGLRQKELRFLGKRKYLDAMCVYFWATTPILMCLLTFGVSVLMGQQLIASTTYTSVALLYMLIGPLNAFPWVLNGLIEAWVSIRRVQQLLDIPDLDYSSYYNPIILGTGQGGGEGEAASVLQMKSASFAHDQDENESGFRLQDINVDIKAGQLVCIEGPVGGGKSTFLAAIVAGVRFLDGEFCVQELTTGFGYVSQTPWLQRGTIRDNIVWGGNFDEQWYKTVIHACALEEDIKALGGDLLGIGENGRTLSGGQRARVALARAVYQDKKIYLLDDILSAVDAHVAKHIIKYCLLRLLKNKTRIIVTRSSQLFFHANQILYMQDGQLRPSDYMTESIDLSEVDDDVDDVEAEQNAIESIARRRGHSVELANAEDKQSVDSLLLEESREYGHLSSNVFACYWRAVSTPLAVTVLLFVVLMQLTRNLSDAWLAHWVTETTLDPHPNDTSLEHKLGDSGHTTGFYLGIFAGIAVTNSIVTLVRAFLFAYAGIKAAIYMHELLLKRVMFAKFNFFDITSVGRILNRFSSDTNTVDDSLPFILNILLAQLVGLIGALCVSLYAMPWLGLVVVPMVPIYLNLQQRYRHASRDIKRLSSNAMSPLYTHFTETLQGLTTIRSMRASPRFQRDFQAKLEESIKAQLTQSAAQQWLALRLQLLGALLVGGAGLLAAITASHTTNPGLVGLCISYALSITGQLGDLLHAMAETEQELVAVERINQYLQLEGEQNAEGNAEAPFGWPAQGVLSFREVELSYREHLAPALKGISFQTEAFERIGIVGRTGAGKTSILAALLRVAPLSQGEIRLDQVNLRTLPLHMLRERVGVITQEPFLFEGTVRENLDPRHGFYDSEIWHAVKNSPAATLLVQQLGGLDGRVDKCGNNLSAGQKQLLCLARALLKNAKVVCIDEGTSNLDDESDLCMQQALRSAFKSCTLLFIAHRLRGLQAMDRILVLDDGRICEEGKPVELATNTSSIFHDMLRAQNISPDDFTKAN
- the LOC6641647 gene encoding LOW QUALITY PROTEIN: coiled-coil domain-containing protein 97 (The sequence of the model RefSeq protein was modified relative to this genomic sequence to represent the inferred CDS: inserted 1 base in 1 codon), translating into MTTGDDAEALSPQPAESTGLPTQLLDIFKSLAANGQITFKSQQIDDPEIQSEEKQEIAQEVFCKNRENFLIRFGRYMTAPQLNDFQSLGIGEPFKPDESLDEMCLLLDDFQRKLTTRSVCVKNRRYHAMQDLIQKGEYFSEHEMMQRAPDLYQELVGQYMTEXRKKARDTYDVKNTTFSGILMHTLEQKQREELLEGKDSQSLQIKEKVEEVEDEVPVNCRSQWGGFDDDEPVACSTSTVKHLPKISTPEYYNPAERELLRNEFMSLMQERFLSGEDSDFDYTSVDDNAMFDDLKQIEQDEEDAYFDDDEDLDDHVEMDDLKQIEQDEEDAYFDDDEDLDDHVEMDSKQNAADTSSSEDELDVYMRHLQQHPSLQPT